One window from the genome of Candidatus Synechococcus calcipolaris G9 encodes:
- a CDS encoding GNAT family N-acetyltransferase, giving the protein MSFWKSLFNGQSSSASAVTAPPPPLNGNGQEGVIETKVFFSTNKEIDVYELEELCDAVGWSRRPIRKVKKAIEHSFIVVSMWEQRGQYRRLIGFSRATSDHAFNATIWDVVVHPDYQGQGWGKSLMRQIIKELRSEDISNITLFADPHVVNFYRNLGFRPDPEGIKGMFWYPNSR; this is encoded by the coding sequence ATGAGCTTCTGGAAATCGCTTTTTAATGGTCAAAGTTCATCGGCATCTGCGGTGACTGCCCCACCTCCCCCTTTGAATGGCAATGGCCAGGAGGGGGTAATTGAGACAAAGGTTTTTTTCAGCACCAATAAAGAAATTGATGTCTATGAACTCGAAGAACTCTGTGATGCGGTGGGTTGGTCTCGCCGGCCGATCCGCAAAGTCAAAAAGGCGATCGAACACAGTTTTATTGTGGTGTCGATGTGGGAACAGCGGGGCCAGTACCGTCGTTTAATTGGATTTTCCCGGGCTACCTCCGATCATGCCTTTAATGCCACCATTTGGGATGTGGTGGTGCATCCCGACTACCAGGGGCAGGGGTGGGGTAAATCCCTGATGCGGCAAATTATTAAGGAGCTTCGCAGCGAAGACATTAGTAATATCACCCTGTTTGCCGATCCCCATGTGGTAAATTTTTATCGAAATTTAGGGTTTCGTCCCGATCCCGAAGGAATTAAAGGAATGTTTTGGTACCCCAATTCCCGCTAG
- a CDS encoding LON peptidase substrate-binding domain-containing protein, with translation MTFSSIAVRELPLFPLPDVVLFPGRPLPLHIFEFRYRIMMNTILEGDRRFGVLMWDPQTGRPATIGCCAEILRYERLPDDRMIVDSLGQQRFRVLDYVREKPYRIGLVEWLEDEPTATDLRPLGQEVRQLLNDVVRLSSKLTEQAIELPADVPTSPLELSYWIASNFRGVAMEQQKLLELQATKARLEREAEILITTRNHLAARTVLKDTFKGN, from the coding sequence ATGACGTTTTCTTCCATCGCTGTGCGCGAATTACCCCTTTTTCCTCTGCCCGACGTTGTATTATTTCCCGGACGACCTCTGCCCCTCCACATTTTTGAGTTTCGCTACCGGATTATGATGAACACCATCCTGGAGGGCGATCGCCGCTTTGGTGTCCTCATGTGGGATCCGCAAACGGGCCGACCTGCCACCATTGGCTGCTGTGCCGAAATTTTGCGCTATGAACGCCTACCCGATGACCGGATGATTGTGGATTCCCTTGGGCAACAACGATTTCGCGTCCTAGACTATGTGCGGGAAAAGCCCTATCGTATCGGCCTAGTGGAATGGCTCGAAGATGAACCCACTGCCACCGATCTCCGTCCCCTGGGCCAGGAGGTTCGCCAACTCCTCAATGACGTGGTGCGTTTATCCTCCAAATTAACCGAGCAGGCCATTGAACTTCCCGCCGATGTGCCCACCAGTCCCCTAGAGTTGTCCTATTGGATTGCCAGTAATTTTCGGGGGGTGGCCATGGAGCAGCAAAAACTTCTGGAACTCCAAGCAACCAAGGCCCGCTTAGAACGGGAGGCAGAAATTCTTATCACGACCCGCAATCACTTGGCGGCCCGCACGGTACTCAAGGATACATTTAAGGGGAATTAA